Genomic window (Magnolia sinica isolate HGM2019 chromosome 6, MsV1, whole genome shotgun sequence):
AAAAGATTGTCGGCATGGTGTCTGGTGTGCACATCTCCCCCTTATCTGTAAATTGTGCATGGAAATCATAACATGCATTTCAAAAGGGCATTTTGAATTTCACATTTTGACATATGCATTGTGGATTCATGCCAACCATCTTTAAGTGGTGGGAGCTGTGTTCTACCAACCCTGTCGATGCGTATTCTATGTATTGAAGTTTGTGCACTATCCTATATCATTGAGATATTTCCTATCTGTTTATTCATGCAATCTTTCTGACTTTGACATGGGTGCTAGAAAATTTTATGGATTTTGGATTTGGTTTGATAATGAATTCAGCAGCTTCTCGGTGCTCAAAAGCTTGAAGGGCTGGATCGGGAACGGTTCTATCTGTTGATTTTGGATTGGATCTACAAAGAACTGCGCCTCTTTGCTGTAAACAAGTTCTTTCTAGCTCTTTTAGCAGCCCCTGCAATGGCTGAAGCCACCAAAAACTCAGGCAAAAAGGTGCCCTGGGTTGAGAAAGTCATAGAGAAGATTCCAACTCCAATTTTCATCTCTGCATACACTGTTGCACTTGTACTTCTCCAAGATTTCAGCCTCTCTGTTTATTAGATTGCTTTATTAGATCGCTTTCGCAGTGAACCCATGTTGGGGCTGAAAGGTCGAACCCAGTTGCATCAGGTCCGTGTATGCTCCAGTCAGTTGTATTCGTCACGAACATTTTACTTTGTAATTTCTCATCTGATTCGTAACTAGTTCTTACGTCTTCCCTGTAATTATCTATATTGTCGAAAATGCATGCATGCTTATTGTTGAAATTACTAGTTTGGGACTGTTGGATGCACTTATATTTGTACACGATAAAGATGAATGATCACATACGATCAGTCACTTGTTTGGGACCGTTAGATGCGCCTATATTAGCGTATGATAAAGATGAATGATCACATGCAACCAGAATATCCTAGGCTTGCCATTCTACACTGTTTTTCTCATGCAACGGGTCACATTTGCAGGACGTGTGAGCCTCCCAAGAGGTGGGAACCattatgaaaataaacattagtgcAAAAACTAggtgatccactcatcaggtaaaTGGATGGCTGATGGCTGGACCCAacttacaagtggggtccacttgataatgTTGGGGGACTGTAGAAGCACATGGAGATGAGTTAAGTAgagtaatccaatcgcaccaagca
Coding sequences:
- the LOC131247901 gene encoding uncharacterized protein LOC131247901 isoform X2 gives rise to the protein MGQKLGSFWGRAEGKQHVRKICDKIFDQCIEGNESGLLGFNDLHCATLLVYNEINKSFPGPHKEPPSAEIVRNMVELLGAQKLEGLDRERFYLLILDWIYKELRLFAVNKFFLALLAAPAMAEATKNSGKKVPWVEKVIEKIPTPIFISAYTVALVLLQDFSLSVY
- the LOC131247901 gene encoding uncharacterized protein LOC131247901 isoform X1 yields the protein MGQKLGSFWGRAEGKQHVRKICDKIFDQCIEGNESGLLGFNDLHCATLLVYNEINKSFPGPHKEPPSAEIVRNMVEQLLGAQKLEGLDRERFYLLILDWIYKELRLFAVNKFFLALLAAPAMAEATKNSGKKVPWVEKVIEKIPTPIFISAYTVALVLLQDFSLSVY